CCTTCGTCAACCCGCCATTCCTGCCCGACTACTCGAGAGGCCAGCGCTCGCCGGCCGTCACCCGGAGCGGAACGCTGTATTACCCGATGTGGCTCGCAGCCGCGGCTGCGCACGCCATCCGTCTCGGCCACGAAGTCGAGCTGATCGACGCGGTCGCCATCGGCAAGAGCCACGACGATACGATCGCGCGGCTCCGGGCGTTCGCGCCCCACCTGGTTCTCGTCGAGGCCGCCACGCCCAGCATCGAGAACGATCTCGCGTTCGCGGCGCGGGCGAAAAACGCGTGCGCGCCGGCGAGCGTGTTCGTGTGCGGAACCCACGTGTCCGCGCTTCCCGGCGAGTCGCTGGCGCTTCAGCCGTCGATCGACGGGGCAGTGATCGGAGAATACGAGATTCCGCTCGAACAGATTCTGGACTGCCTGGCCGAAGGTCGCGCCGTGGAAGGTGGCGAGGGCGTTCACCTGCCAGGCCGGCCGGCGGCTCCGCGGACAAGGTACTTCGAGAATCTCGATGCGCGGCCGTTTCTGAGCGAGGTCTATCACCGGTTTCTGCCGATCTCGAGATATTTCAACCCGAATGCGCACCATCCGATGGTTTCCATCCTGTCGGGCCGCGGCTGTCCGTTCCGATGCACGTTCTGCGTGTTTCCCCAGACCCTCACCGGCCACGAATACAGGAAACGTTCGGTCGATTCGCTGATCGAGGAGTTCCGCTGGATCGCCGAACACATGCCCCAGGTGCGCGGCGTCTTCATCGAGGACGACACGTTCACGGCAGACAGGAAGCGCGTCGCCGAGTTCTGCCGGAAACTTCGCGAACTGCGACTGCCGCTGAGCTGGACGGTGAACGCCCGCGCCGATGTCGATCTCGATACCCTGCGCGCGATGAAGGGCGCCGGCCTGCGGGGCGTCTGCGTCGGCTTCGAGTCGGGGAGCCAGGAGCTTCTCGATCGTATTCGCAAAGGCACGAGCATCGCCTCGATGGAGCGATTCGCTGCCGATGCCCGCACCGCCGGCATCAAGGTTCACGGCTGTTTCATCGTCGGCCTGCCCGGCGAAACGCGCGTGACGCTGCAGCAGACTCTCCAGTTCGCCCTGCGGCTTCCTCTCGATACGGCGCAGTTCTACCCCCTGATGGTCTACCCGGGAACCGAAGCCTTCGATTGGGCGAAAGCGAACGGCATGCTCACGGCGGATCGGTGGCGGGACTGGTTGTCTTCTGATGGTCTCCACCAGTGCGTCGTCAGGTCCGCCGATCTGACGAGCGCCCACCTGGTGCGCTTCTGCAATCATGCGAGACGGAAGTTCTATCTGCGGCGCTCGTATCTGCTCGCCACCGCCTGGCGGGTTCTCTCCGACGCCGAAGAGCGGCATCGCGTGGTCCGCTCGGCCCGCACGTTCCTTCGGCATCTGTTCCTCGACAGGTGATGCGGCGTCTGCATGATCGTTCCTGAACCCCTGCAGGTGTCGGTTGTCGTTCCGGCGTTCAACAGGCCGGAAACGCTGGCCGGCTGTCTCGAAGCCCTTGCTGCCCAGCAAACATCTCGAACCTGGGAAGTCATCGTCATCGATGATGGCTCCTCCGACAATCTGTCGGACGTCGAATCGAGATTCAAGGAACGAATACCGCTTACCTGGGTGAGGATGCCCGTAAACGGCGGCCCTGCGCGTGCGAGAAATGCGGGCATCGGGAAGGCGAGGGGAGAGATCGTTCTGTTCACCGACGCAGACTGCCGGCCCGAACCGGGCTGGATCGATGCGTTATCAGCCCCGTTCGACGATCCCGGGGTGACCGGGGCGAAGGGCGTCTACAAAACCGCACAGACGGATCTCTGGGCGAAGCTGGCGCAGCTCGAGTTCGAAGAGCGGTTCGAGCTTCTTTCCGGTCAGCCTGACATCGATTTCGTCGACTCGTATTCCGGGGGGTTCAGGCGGGCGGCGCTCGTGGCCGTCGGCGGGTTCGACACGAGTTTTCCCCGGGCGGACAACGAGGACGTCGATCTCTCGTTCCGCATCAAGGCGCTTGGGGGGCGTTTCGTGTTCGTCCCGGGCGCCGTCGTCTGGCATACGCACCGGGAAGGCGCCTGGCGGTATTTTCTTTTGAAGATCGGCCGCGGCTACTGGCGGATGCGCGTCTACCGCCGGCACCCCGGAAAAGCGGGGCGGGACAGTTATACGCCGTTCAGTCTGAAAGCCCAGCTCGTTCTTCTTGCGGTTCTGCCCGTTCTTCTGCTTTCGCCGCGTTACCGCCGGCGTCTTCTGCCCGTCTGGCTGATTTCCTGGGTCGCGACCTGCGTATCGCTAGCACGAATCAGCCTGCGGAGAGATCCCTCGCTCCTTCCCTGGACGCCGGTTCTTCCGTTCGTGCGTGGCGTCGCGCTCATCATCGGGATGGTGAAGGGGATCGCAGCCGCAGCAGCAGAACGTCTCCGAGATTCGTCCCGCTAAAAAAGGCCGGATAGAGCCTGTTTCGCGACTCGAGCCAGGCTGCCGCATCGAAGGTTCGAACGGCGTTCGCAAGTTCCTCGACGGATGAGTTCGCGATATCATCAGACGTCAGAAAACCGCCGGCCGAGGAGGAATTTCCGTCGTGACCGTCCGTTGCAAGCACGGCAACGTCGATCTTTAGGCCTTGTTGCTTCGCTCCCGAAGCGAGTTCGAGAACGAGGGACGTCGCCCGCCCGCCCCGGCCTGGTATTATACCATGAGGTATATAGACTTCCAGTTCTCCGTAAAAGAGCACCCATGCGTCCTCGATTTCCTCGCGGATCGCCCCAAGATGTTTACATAATATTTCTACCCACGATGTTCGTTCGCCCGACATCGGAAACGGGGACAGGCATGCGGGGTGTCCCGAGCCGCGGATGATGTCGGCAAGACGTTCCGCCATCATTCGCGGACTTGCGATGCAGTGAAACCGGTACCGGTTCTCGTCGAACATCCCCGGTTTGAGTGTCTCCTGCAGACGCCCCGCACGGCCGTCGGAGAGGAAGCGGAGCGCATTTTCCGGAAATCCGGCGATTCCAGAGGCGATCTCGAATGCGTCGGCGAAGGTCGTCGGATCGGGCGAGAAGGGGCCGGACCCGATGTCATGCGGATGATCTCCCGGGACATCGGAGATGGCGAGCACCGTCACCACGGCGCCGCGTTCGAGAAGCACGCGAAGCAGGTTCCCGCCCTTGACCGCCGAGATGTGTCTTCTGACGGTATTCACTTCGCCGATAGGCCGGCCCGATGAAACGAGTGATGTATATACTGATATAATATCATCATCTCTTAACGGAGGGACGGGGCTTTCAAACAGCGAAGACGCGCCTCCGGAGATCAGCGCGAGAACGTGTCTTCCCGGCTCCATCCGTTCGGCGGCCCGAAGGGCGTGGCGGGCGGCCTCGAACGATCCGGCATCGGGATACGGATGGCCGGCCGGAAAGAAGGCCGCAGTCACGCCTTCAGGGACGAGCGGTTCGGCGCCAGTTCCGGCGGGAGCGACGCAGATGACGGAACGGGGTAGGGCGATTCCCTCGCGGAAAAGCGCGCCCGCGAGCATTTCCCGGGAGGCCTTTCCGACGGCGATGATATGATCCGGATCGCGGATGTCCCGCGGAAGATGACGACGGACGCATTCGCGCGTGTCCGCGGCTTCGATGAGGATATCCGGCAACTGCCGCAGGAGTTCGGAGCCCTTCCGTTCATCAGCCATGCGGGAGATGATATCAGATGTTCAGAATCCTGCGCGCGGCTCTGACATTATGGTATCTTCGTTGGTGCAACCCAGAACGACGGAATGGAATGACGAGTGGCTGAACAGACAAAAGAACAGAACAACGGAACCGGCTTTCTGATCGGGCTGCTGCTCACGACGATGGTGCTGGGCATTCTCGTCCTGGCCGTCAAGTCGGATTACCGTATCGACCAGAACCTGGCCTCGAACGAGGAATACTATTCGAACGTCGGCGTCGAAGACGAATCCGGCGACGATCGGAACTGACGTGACGACGTTCATCATCCTGACGCTGGCATACGTCGCCGGCATGTCGACGGTGAGCCTGCTCGGCATCGCGGGCGGCCCCTTCTTCCTGCTGCTGGCCGCGATGTTTTTCGCCGCGGCGGCGATCCCTTTCTGGCAACAGCACGGCGACAAGCTTTCCGCCGGCGAGATCGGAGACATCGCGGAAGACGAGAACCCGGTACCCGTTCTTTCGATTCTTCTGCTGACCGGCGCCTGTTTCTTTTTCGGCATGTTCCGCTATGGGACGGCGCTCAACGTGCTCTCGCCGCACCACGTCGACCGCGTCATCGATTCGAGCAACCCGTTTGGAAAATGGCGCGTCGTCGGCCGGGTGATTGAAGAACCGACGCTGAAGAACGATTATCTCGAAGTCATCATCGCCCCCGATACGGCGCAGGAGATCATCTCCACCAGGCAGCAGAAACCGCGCGCAGCCACATCCGGAAAAGGGAAAGGAAAAGGGAAAGGGAAGGGACGCAAACCGTCATCCACCCTCCAGCCCGCTCTCGATTCTCAGGTTGCATCCGAAACCACTGCGGCGACCGACCTCGCTCCCGAAACGCCCCCGCCCGACGAGAAGACCATCGACGACGGCCTGATCCTGGCCCAGGTCTTCGAGGAAAACGATGCGTTCAAGCTTCTGAAATTCAACCAGCGGATCGAGATCAGCGGGCACTTTTCCGTTCCGTCGGCCGCCCGCAACCCCGGCAGCCTCGATTATCAGCGGTCTCTCCGGAACCGCGGCATCTTCCGGACCGTCCGGATCGCCGGTCGCGGCGCCCGCCTCGAGATCATCGAGGACGACCCGAGCGGCTCGCCCTGGTACCGGTTCGCCCTGTATCTTCGCACCTCGATTCTCGGCGTCATCAAGCAGACGATGCCGTACCCGGAATCCTCGTTCCTCGGCGGCGTTCTTCTCGGCCTGAGAGGCGGCCTCCCGCCGCAGGTGACGACCGAATTCCGCAAGACCGGCGTTTCGCACGTTCTCGCCGTCTCAGGCCTTCACGTCACGATCATCGCCGGCATGTTCTACGGGTTGTTCGTGATGTTCGGCGTTCCGCTGCGGATTTTCTCGCCGATCATCGTCTTCTTCCTGTTCACTTTCGCGCTCATCGTCGGCTGGCCGAGCTCCGCGGTTCGCGCCGCCCTCATGAACAGCCTCTTTCTGCTGTCGCGCGCCTATCTCGGCGACCGCGGCTTCCGGGCGTCGATCATCTTCGCCCTCTCCGTCGCGGCGGCCTACATCCTGACCGTCAACCCGCTCCAGCTCACCGAGCCGAGCTTCGTTCTCTCGTTCATGGCGATCTACGCTCTGGCGATGTTCTCGGAACCCGCCGAAAAACTGCTTCGCGAATGCCTGCGCGGTCCCGGCCTCGCCTTCGCGTTCGGGGCTGTCGCGCTGCTGTATCTCGTCGTGGTGCTGAAGCGCGATCTCGTGCTCGCGCCGTATTTTTTTCCAGGTATTGCCTTATATATACTAGCATCAGTTATTGTATCGCGGCGCTTTTCACGGGTTTCCGGCTTCCAGAGTTTCAGCTTCGAAATGCTGCCGCAGTGGCTGATCGGCTTCACCTCCTCCCAGATCGCGATTTTCCTCGCCATGATGGGCCCGCTCTCGGCCTACTATTTCGGCTCGATGTCCCTCTCGGCGCCGATCGCGAACATGATCGCGATCCCACTCATCGGCGTCATCGTCCAGGTCGGCCTGATCGCCGGCCTCATCGGCTCGTTCGTTCCTGTCGTCGGCCTCCACCTCGCCCTCGTGATCAATGCGGCGAACTGGCTCGCGGTCAAATTTTTCCTGGGCATGGCCCACTTCTTCGCCCTGGTCATCCCGTTTCCCCGCGTTTCTCAGCCGGGCATCGGCCTCCTG
This DNA window, taken from Candidatus Ozemobacteraceae bacterium, encodes the following:
- a CDS encoding radical SAM protein, which encodes MSSSTTKPSGTIPPLRRPLRVAFVNPPFLPDYSRGQRSPAVTRSGTLYYPMWLAAAAAHAIRLGHEVELIDAVAIGKSHDDTIARLRAFAPHLVLVEAATPSIENDLAFAARAKNACAPASVFVCGTHVSALPGESLALQPSIDGAVIGEYEIPLEQILDCLAEGRAVEGGEGVHLPGRPAAPRTRYFENLDARPFLSEVYHRFLPISRYFNPNAHHPMVSILSGRGCPFRCTFCVFPQTLTGHEYRKRSVDSLIEEFRWIAEHMPQVRGVFIEDDTFTADRKRVAEFCRKLRELRLPLSWTVNARADVDLDTLRAMKGAGLRGVCVGFESGSQELLDRIRKGTSIASMERFAADARTAGIKVHGCFIVGLPGETRVTLQQTLQFALRLPLDTAQFYPLMVYPGTEAFDWAKANGMLTADRWRDWLSSDGLHQCVVRSADLTSAHLVRFCNHARRKFYLRRSYLLATAWRVLSDAEERHRVVRSARTFLRHLFLDR
- a CDS encoding glycosyltransferase; its protein translation is MIVPEPLQVSVVVPAFNRPETLAGCLEALAAQQTSRTWEVIVIDDGSSDNLSDVESRFKERIPLTWVRMPVNGGPARARNAGIGKARGEIVLFTDADCRPEPGWIDALSAPFDDPGVTGAKGVYKTAQTDLWAKLAQLEFEERFELLSGQPDIDFVDSYSGGFRRAALVAVGGFDTSFPRADNEDVDLSFRIKALGGRFVFVPGAVVWHTHREGAWRYFLLKIGRGYWRMRVYRRHPGKAGRDSYTPFSLKAQLVLLAVLPVLLLSPRYRRRLLPVWLISWVATCVSLARISLRRDPSLLPWTPVLPFVRGVALIIGMVKGIAAAAAERLRDSSR
- a CDS encoding DUF4147 domain-containing protein, which produces MADERKGSELLRQLPDILIEAADTRECVRRHLPRDIRDPDHIIAVGKASREMLAGALFREGIALPRSVICVAPAGTGAEPLVPEGVTAAFFPAGHPYPDAGSFEAARHALRAAERMEPGRHVLALISGGASSLFESPVPPLRDDDIISVYTSLVSSGRPIGEVNTVRRHISAVKGGNLLRVLLERGAVVTVLAISDVPGDHPHDIGSGPFSPDPTTFADAFEIASGIAGFPENALRFLSDGRAGRLQETLKPGMFDENRYRFHCIASPRMMAERLADIIRGSGHPACLSPFPMSGERTSWVEILCKHLGAIREEIEDAWVLFYGELEVYIPHGIIPGRGGRATSLVLELASGAKQQGLKIDVAVLATDGHDGNSSSAGGFLTSDDIANSSVEELANAVRTFDAAAWLESRNRLYPAFFSGTNLGDVLLLRLRSPSPSR
- a CDS encoding ComEC/Rec2 family competence protein, producing MTTFIILTLAYVAGMSTVSLLGIAGGPFFLLLAAMFFAAAAIPFWQQHGDKLSAGEIGDIAEDENPVPVLSILLLTGACFFFGMFRYGTALNVLSPHHVDRVIDSSNPFGKWRVVGRVIEEPTLKNDYLEVIIAPDTAQEIISTRQQKPRAATSGKGKGKGKGKGRKPSSTLQPALDSQVASETTAATDLAPETPPPDEKTIDDGLILAQVFEENDAFKLLKFNQRIEISGHFSVPSAARNPGSLDYQRSLRNRGIFRTVRIAGRGARLEIIEDDPSGSPWYRFALYLRTSILGVIKQTMPYPESSFLGGVLLGLRGGLPPQVTTEFRKTGVSHVLAVSGLHVTIIAGMFYGLFVMFGVPLRIFSPIIVFFLFTFALIVGWPSSAVRAALMNSLFLLSRAYLGDRGFRASIIFALSVAAAYILTVNPLQLTEPSFVLSFMAIYALAMFSEPAEKLLRECLRGPGLAFAFGAVALLYLVVVLKRDLVLAPYFFPGIALYILASVIVSRRFSRVSGFQSFSFEMLPQWLIGFTSSQIAIFLAMMGPLSAYYFGSMSLSAPIANMIAIPLIGVIVQVGLIAGLIGSFVPVVGLHLALVINAANWLAVKFFLGMAHFFALVIPFPRVSQPGIGLLLLYYALLHLYFFWDELSTYASALWAAVVDLWEDPDYKWGLGLIAAGGIAVFAFLAVFGVSRVESRPSMRLTMLDVGFGASLLYEKDGKTLLVDAGYRDTFSGYDVGERVIQPALSSKMTNALDAVVLTSALPERISGLLSVLDNYRVRAIYAPFEIPTDGKRVPFGEYVRRFSLADMKVEGDYKKGIYLSSPPNYYWEQAADSFNALVKAVNKYRIPVHPLVAGVRIDGFGDSVEILAPATFTPRFSCYYDGAALLFKEGGDRIAYAPGNAYLFEKALPAELNGLLLADLPYPYEKFAEYVRATKPEWVGISFRKPSSWLMERYYMQKLLDGRSIQFNRRSRDLPLPVYRTERYGAIQVTARQGKLYTKTYINPVSEEAR